Sequence from the Streptomyces sp. NBC_01408 genome:
ACTCGCAGGCGGCGACCTTGTTCCAGGTGTCCACCGAGGCGGCGTGGGCGGCTCCGGCGCCGATGAGCGGGAGCGCTATCCCGGCGCCGCCGGCGGTGAGCGCGAGCGAGGCCCGGTTGATGCTGCTCGGCTGATACCGGCGGTGCCGGCCCCGTACACCCATGGGAGCCCCCATCGAAGACATCAGGAACCGCACAACCTAACGCCACGCACAGGGCTTGACAAGGGGCGCAACAGGGCGCGCTCCAGCGGAAATTGACAGGGTATCGACGTGTGGCGACCGGCGGGCGGGGGTGGCGCGGTAGCGTCGGCACTCCCCGCACATCGAAGCACGCAGGAGCGCACGCAATGAGCACCAGCACAGCCCAGATCGGCGTCACCGGGCTCGCGGTGATGGGCAGCAACCTCGCCCGGAACTTCGCCCGGAACGGGTTCACCGTCGCCGTGCACAACCGGACCACAGCGAAGACCACGGCTCTGGTGCAGGAGTTCGGTCACGAGGGCACCTTCGTGGCGGCCGGGTCGGCGAAGGAGTTCGTCGACGCGCTGGAGCGCCCCCGGCGCCTCGTCATCATGGTGAAGGCCGGCGAGCCCACCGACGCCGTCATCCGCGAGTTCGCCCCGCTGCTGGAGGAGGGCGACGTCATCATCGACGGCGGCAACGCGCACTTCGAGGACACCCGGCGCCGCGAGAAGGAGCTGCGCGAGCGGGGCATCCACTTCGTGGGCGTGGGCATTTCGGGCGGCGAGGAGGGTGCGCTCCTCGGCCCGAGCATCATGCCCGGCGGCTCGGAGGAGTCGTACGCGTCCCTGGGCCCGCTGCTGGAGAAGATCGCCGCCAAGGCCGAGGACGGCACCCCGTGCACCTCGCACGTGGGCCCCGACGGTGCCGGGCACTTCGTCAAGATGGTGCACAACGGCATCGAGTACGCCGACATGCAGCTCATCGGTGAGGCCTACCACCTGCTGCGCGACGTGGCCGGCTACTCCCCCGCGAAGATCGCGGCGACCTTCCGGGAGTGGAACCAGGGGCGCCTGGACTCCTACCTGATCGAGATCACGGCGGAGGTGCTCGCCCACACGGACTCCGCGACGGGCCGCCCGTTCGTCGACGTCGTGGCCGATGCCGCGGAGCAGAAGGGCACCGGCCGCTGGACCGTGCAGATCGCACTGGACCTGGGCGTGCCGGTGTCGGGGATCGCCGAGGCCGTCTTCGCCCGGTCGGTCTCCGGCCACCAGGACCTGCGGACCGCCGCGCGCGGGCTCGCGGGCCCGACGGCCGCCGCGCTGTCCCCGGAGGCGGCCGACGCCTTCGCCGCGCAGGTGGAGCAGGCCCTCTACGCGTCGAAGATCGTCTCGTACACCCAGGGCTTCCACCAGATCCGGGCCGGCAGCGAGGAGTACGGCTGGGGCGTGGACCTGGGCGCGATGGCCTCGCTGTGGCGCGGCGGCTGCATCATCCGGGCGGCCTTCCTGGACCGGATCCGCGCCGCGTACGACGCCCGGCCGGACCTGCCGAGCCTGCTGGCCGACGAGAGCTTCGCGGGTGAGATCGGCGCCGCGCAGGACGACTGGCGGGCCGTGCTCGTGGCGGCGGTCGGCCACGGCATCCCGGTGCCCGCGTTCGCGGCCTCGCTGGCGTACTACGACGCCCTGCGTGCGGAGCGGCTCCCGGCGGCCCTCACCCAGGGCCAGCGCGACTTCTTCGGAGCGCACACCTACCGGCGCACCGACCGCGAGGGCTCGTTCCACACCCTCTGGAGCGGCGACCGCTCCGAGGTCCGTACGGACTGAGGCGCGGGTCTTAGTGCTGTGACCGGAAAGGTTTGCCGGTCACAGCACTAGCTCAGGGGCCCGGGCTGGGGGATCGGCGCGGGTCCCGGCGGCGGGGGCACGGGGTCCGGTTCGGGCACCGGGCCGGGGACCGGCGGTACGGGCCGCGGGATGGGCTCGGGATCCGGGAAGGGGTTCGGCCCCGGCGTCGGGCCGGGCCCGGGAACGGGCGGCTGCGGGTCGGGAACCGGTGGCTGCGTCTGGTCTGCCTCTTGCTTTTGCACCATGTGTCCCACCTTCCCGCGATCGGGGCGGGTACGCCGCCCCGCGCGGGCCGATCAGGCGGGGTGCGCGGAGAGCAGGCGCAGGCCGGCGGCCAGACCCGGGGCAGGGCTGGAGAGCACCGGGACGCGGGTCGTGGCCAGGTCCGCGGCGCCGGCCATGGAAACCTGGGCCAGGACGATGACGTCCGCGTCGGTGACGGCCTCGGCGGCCGCCGCCACGCGGGCGAGACTGCCGCCGGTGTCCCCCGCCGCGAACCGCTCCCAGGCCCCGGCGACCACGTGCGTACGGATCGACACCGGGGCTCCGGCGGCCTCCTCGGCCAGCAGCGCCCCGGTGGGCCCCAGGGTCGACTCGAGGGCGGCCAGTACGGCGATCCGCGGGCCTGTGCGCACGGCCGCCGCGGCCATCGGCCGGTCCACGCGCAGCACCGGAGCGCCCAGGGCGGGGGCGAGGGCCTCGGCCACCGCTCCGATCGTCGAGCAGGTGACCAGCACGGGACCCGGCCCGGCGCCGGCGAGCAGCCCCAGCAGGGCCGGAGCCACCGCCTCCGGCCCCTCGGCGCGGGCCCGGTCCAGTAGCTCCGGCACCACCAGGTGCCGCAGCTCGGCCCCGGGGTGGTTCCGGTCGCGCAGTGCGTCGAAGACCGGGACGTGCACGGGCGAGGTGTGCAGCAGGAGCAGGCCCGTCACCACAGGTCGGAGTCGGAGTCCAGCTGCGCCTTGGCGGCCCCGACCACCGCGGCCGGCGCCTCGGGCGCCTCGTCGGGGTGTTTGGCGGCCCAGCTCGCCGCGTAGGGGCACAGCGGAACCACGGGCACGCCCTCGGCGGCGGCGATCCCGTAGAAGGTCCGCACCAGCCCTCCGGCGATCCCGCGGCCCTCGTGCTCCGGCTCGACGACGGTGTGCACCGCCACCAGCGCGTGGGGCTCCTCGGCGAGCACGAAGTAGGCGATGAACCCGACCACCGCCTCGCCCTCGACGGCGAGCAGCCGTCCGGCCTTCCGCTCGTCCTGGAACTCGATCGGCGTGCTGCTCCGGCCCTGCGGCATGGTCCCCGACTCCCCTCAGACAGCCACCGCGTGGGGGCTGCGCTCCTGATCCGTACCCGGCACCGGCGCGGAGGGATCCGCACCCAGCTCGATGATCCGATTGTCGCCGTCGACGTGCACGACGCGGGGCTTGAACACCCGGGCCTGCGCGTCCTCGATCTGCGCGTAGCTGATGAGGATGACGAGGTCCCCGGGGTGCACGAGGTGCGCGGCGGCGCCGTTGATCCCGATGACCCCGGAGCCGCGCTCCCCCTCGATGACGTACGTCTCGAGCCGCGCCCCGTTGGTGATGTCCACGATGTGCACCAGCTCACCGGGCAGCAGATCAGCGGCGTCGAGCAGATCGGCATCGACGGTCACGGAGCCGACGTAGTGCAGATCGGCTTGGGTGACGGTCGCCCGGTGGATCTTGGACTTGAACATGGTACGAAGCATGCGAATACTCCCGATATGTCAGCTCCCTGCCCGCTTCACGCAGGTCAAGGGCGGTCTTCGGAGCCTACAACGATTCGCATGTCCGGTCAGCTGTCCCCAGGTCCTTCAGGACTCATGCTGACCCGTTGCTGACTTTCCCGACGCCCCATCAGGCCAGTCCGGAGGGCTTCGCCAGCCCGTCTCAGGAGCCCCGGGGAGGCGTTCATTCCGGTGAACCCGGCACCACGGCGGTGCTCTTCCGGTTCAATGAACCGCGTGGCACAGGCACTGGGTTTCACCGACGAAGACCTCCGCAGGCTGGCCGGGTCCCGGTCTTATGAGCGGGGGCTCGACTATCTCTCGGCTGTGTCCCGGTTGGAGATCGACGAGACGGCAATCACCGCGGCCGTGGACGGCACCGACTGTTACGAAGTCGAACTGACCGAGGACGGGGAGGGCGGGGTCACCGGCTGGTGCGACTGCCCGTACGGACAGGAGGGCAACTTCTGCAAGCACTGCGTGGCGGTGGGCCTGGCCGTCCTGGGGCGGGCCGAGTCCGTGCCGCAGCAGCGGTCGGCCGCCGCCTCGCGCACCCGGCTGCTGGACGCCTGGCTGGAGTCCCGCACCCGCGAGGAACTGCTTGCCCTGGTAAGGGAACACCTCGCCGACGACCGCGATCTGCGCCGCCGCCTGGAGCTGCGCGCGGCCACCGCTGGGGAGGACACCGGTATCGTCCGCGAACGGATCCTGAGCCTGCTCGACACCCGCCCCTTCGCCCGATACGGCTACGTCGAGTACGCCGATGCCCACGCCTACGGGCAGCAGGCCGCCGAGGCAGTGACCGCGTTGCGCGCGCTGTCGGCGAGCGGCCGGGCGTCGGACGCGGTGGAGGTGGCCCGGGAGGCCCTCTCCGCCCTGGGCCGGACGTACGGCGAGATCGACGACTCGGACGGCCTGATCGGGGACGTGGCGGCCGGACTGGCCGAAGGCCATCTGGAGGCCTGCCGGGCCGCCCGTCCGGACCCGGTCCAGACGGCCGACTGGCTGGTGGCCCACCTTCTCGACGGCCTGAACGACGCCACCGACATCGACCTCTTCGACTACCACGAGGTACTGGGTGAGCCTGGCCTTGCCCGCACCCGGGAATTGGTCGTCGCCGCCTGGCGGGCCAACCCCAAAGGATGGGCGGAGAAGTACCTGATGGAGCGCCTCCTCAAGGCCGATGGAGGCAGCGTGGACGCGCTGGTCGCCGTCCACGCGGCGGACCTCGCCCCGAACGGAGCCACCCATCTGGTGATCGCGAAGGAACTGGAGACGGCGGGCCGCCCGGCCGAGGCACTGGAATGGGCCGAACGCGGCCTGCGGGAGGCCGAGTCGCAGTGGGGCCCGGACGTCGAACTGGTCGCCTTCGTCTGCGAACGCTACGCGCGGACCGGCCGCCTCGCCGACGTGGTCACGCTCCGCCGGGACCTGCTACGGGCCCGCCCAACCCTGGCCGCGTACCAGGCCCTGCGTACAGCGGCCTGCGCGGCCGGGACCTGGGAGGCCTCCGAGCGAGCGGGCGCCCGGGAGACGCTCCGGGCGGCCGGCACGCCCAAGAGCGGCCGCTGGTACGGCGGTTCCGTACTGGTCGACGCACTCATGGACGACGGCGACCTCGACGCCGCCTGGCAGGCCGCCACCGACGGGTACGCCGACCAGCGGCAGTGGCTGGCCCTTGCCGACCGGATCCGCGACCAGCGGCCGGCCGACGCGCTGACCATCTACCTGCACTGGATCGAGCCCCTGCGCAAGCAGACCGGTGACAGCGCGTACGAGCGCGTGATCGAACTGCTGCTCGGCGCCCGCGCCTGCCACCGCGCACTCGACACCGAGGCGGAGTTCGCCACATATCTGGCCGCGCTGCGCACCGACCAGAAGCGCAAGCGAAAGCTCATGGCCATGCTCGACCGGCACGGGCTCCAGGTGCTGTCGTCACAGTGACGCCCACCGGTGCGGGAACGAGGGTGGCCGCCGGTGATCATCAGTGTGTGAGGACAGAAGACGGTGGCCGCGGGTCCCACCGTCGCAACGGCGACGGCGCAAGGTGGCACAGCCGTGGCCTTGACGGGCGTCCCTCCGGGAGTCCCCGGGTGAGCGCCAGTGGGCCACTCGACCGGCGGGCACACGGAGGACGGCAACCCCGGCTTGGTCCGGCGACCACGCCCACTGGCTGCAGCGCCTGCCCGCAGCCGCTCCGGTGCTGACCGGCATGGCGTCGGAGATTGCCCGACGACGTGTCAATCCCCGTCAAGACAAAGGGCAGAGGCTGTGCTCCGCGGTCCGCCGCTCGTAGGCTTCCGCGGTGATACCTGCGACCGTGGGCACGTTCTCGGCCCGGGCGACGTTCCGCCGCAGCATCCTGCTGGTCACCGTCGACTACACGCGTCCGGACGACGACCGGGCGAAGGCGCGCACCGGCGCCCTCGAGGCCGCCCGGGAGGCCTCGGGCCGCCTCTGACACGGCGAGGAACAGCATCCCCTCCGATGCCCCGACTTCCTGGTGGGCCAGACCGCCGGCCGGCGCGGGCAGCGCCGGTCAGGCTTTGGCGCCGCTCTCCGCGCGGTACCGGTGCATCAGCGCGACGGCCATGGCGCCCTCTCCCACGCCCGAGGCCACCCGCTTGATGGACTGGGCACGCACGTCACCGGCCGCGAAGACGCCCGGGACGCTCGTCTCCAGTAGGTAGGGGGCGCGCTCCAATGGCCAGCGCGCGGGCTCTTCGCCGCGCACCAGGTCGGGGCCTGTGAGTACGAAGCCCTGCTCGTCGCACGCCACCGCATCGGCCAGCCAGCCGGTGCGTGGCCGCGCTCCGATGAAGGTGAAGACGAAGCTCGCCGGCTCCCGGGTCTCCGTGCCCGTGCGGCTGTCCAGCAGCGTGATGCGCTCCAGGCGCCGGTCGCCGTCCAGCGCGAGGACCTGGGTCCTCAGCCGCACCTCGATGTTGGGCGTCCGGCGTATCTCGTCCACGAGGTACTGCGACATCCCCGCCTCCAGCTCGTCGGCGCGCACCAGCATGGTGACCTTGGCCGCGTACCTCGCGAAGTGCACCGCGGCCTGTCCGGCCGAGTTCTCGCCGCCGACGATGAACACGTGCGGGAGATGCAGGAGCCGGTCCACCCGCTACGCCTACGCAGGGCAGGGACTGTCCGGGGGGCTTCAGGGACCCCGCTGCTATACCTGGGCCGGGCGATGGTGGACCGAGGCAGGCCGACGTCCCGCGCCCGACC
This genomic interval carries:
- a CDS encoding NAD(P)/FAD-dependent oxidoreductase is translated as MDRLLHLPHVFIVGGENSAGQAAVHFARYAAKVTMLVRADELEAGMSQYLVDEIRRTPNIEVRLRTQVLALDGDRRLERITLLDSRTGTETREPASFVFTFIGARPRTGWLADAVACDEQGFVLTGPDLVRGEEPARWPLERAPYLLETSVPGVFAAGDVRAQSIKRVASGVGEGAMAVALMHRYRAESGAKA
- a CDS encoding aspartate/glutamate racemase family protein, with translation MVTGLLLLHTSPVHVPVFDALRDRNHPGAELRHLVVPELLDRARAEGPEAVAPALLGLLAGAGPGPVLVTCSTIGAVAEALAPALGAPVLRVDRPMAAAAVRTGPRIAVLAALESTLGPTGALLAEEAAGAPVSIRTHVVAGAWERFAAGDTGGSLARVAAAAEAVTDADVIVLAQVSMAGAADLATTRVPVLSSPAPGLAAGLRLLSAHPA
- the gndA gene encoding NADP-dependent phosphogluconate dehydrogenase, producing MSTSTAQIGVTGLAVMGSNLARNFARNGFTVAVHNRTTAKTTALVQEFGHEGTFVAAGSAKEFVDALERPRRLVIMVKAGEPTDAVIREFAPLLEEGDVIIDGGNAHFEDTRRREKELRERGIHFVGVGISGGEEGALLGPSIMPGGSEESYASLGPLLEKIAAKAEDGTPCTSHVGPDGAGHFVKMVHNGIEYADMQLIGEAYHLLRDVAGYSPAKIAATFREWNQGRLDSYLIEITAEVLAHTDSATGRPFVDVVADAAEQKGTGRWTVQIALDLGVPVSGIAEAVFARSVSGHQDLRTAARGLAGPTAAALSPEAADAFAAQVEQALYASKIVSYTQGFHQIRAGSEEYGWGVDLGAMASLWRGGCIIRAAFLDRIRAAYDARPDLPSLLADESFAGEIGAAQDDWRAVLVAAVGHGIPVPAFAASLAYYDALRAERLPAALTQGQRDFFGAHTYRRTDREGSFHTLWSGDRSEVRTD
- a CDS encoding GNAT family N-acetyltransferase, producing the protein MPQGRSSTPIEFQDERKAGRLLAVEGEAVVGFIAYFVLAEEPHALVAVHTVVEPEHEGRGIAGGLVRTFYGIAAAEGVPVVPLCPYAASWAAKHPDEAPEAPAAVVGAAKAQLDSDSDLW
- the panD gene encoding aspartate 1-decarboxylase; translation: MLRTMFKSKIHRATVTQADLHYVGSVTVDADLLDAADLLPGELVHIVDITNGARLETYVIEGERGSGVIGINGAAAHLVHPGDLVILISYAQIEDAQARVFKPRVVHVDGDNRIIELGADPSAPVPGTDQERSPHAVAV
- a CDS encoding SWIM zinc finger domain-containing protein: MAQALGFTDEDLRRLAGSRSYERGLDYLSAVSRLEIDETAITAAVDGTDCYEVELTEDGEGGVTGWCDCPYGQEGNFCKHCVAVGLAVLGRAESVPQQRSAAASRTRLLDAWLESRTREELLALVREHLADDRDLRRRLELRAATAGEDTGIVRERILSLLDTRPFARYGYVEYADAHAYGQQAAEAVTALRALSASGRASDAVEVAREALSALGRTYGEIDDSDGLIGDVAAGLAEGHLEACRAARPDPVQTADWLVAHLLDGLNDATDIDLFDYHEVLGEPGLARTRELVVAAWRANPKGWAEKYLMERLLKADGGSVDALVAVHAADLAPNGATHLVIAKELETAGRPAEALEWAERGLREAESQWGPDVELVAFVCERYARTGRLADVVTLRRDLLRARPTLAAYQALRTAACAAGTWEASERAGARETLRAAGTPKSGRWYGGSVLVDALMDDGDLDAAWQAATDGYADQRQWLALADRIRDQRPADALTIYLHWIEPLRKQTGDSAYERVIELLLGARACHRALDTEAEFATYLAALRTDQKRKRKLMAMLDRHGLQVLSSQ